Below is a window of Drosophila miranda strain MSH22 chromosome 3, D.miranda_PacBio2.1, whole genome shotgun sequence DNA.
GTTGGACTTAATGATTAAGGAACTTACATAGGAGCTTACATATTTGAATGTAGGTTAAAAGTACTGAGAAAGAAGCTTAAATAACATAGAAAGGCGATAAAGAAATAGGTGACTTTTGTACCGATGGATGGAAGAATTCTTCTTAGTCAGGATCTAATGCTAAACCTTATCTTGGTAGAACTTTCCGTACATTATAAGGTCTGTAACTCCTGTTCGGGAATTGAAAAACTTAAGAAATGGCTATCGGAACAAGAGCTTCTGGCTATCTTCGGCTACTTATCTCAAGAACTACAAAAGATTCAATGGAGGAAAGTATGTATAACAAATTTTATTATCAAACAATTCAAACGTAATACAAGTAGCTTAGTTATTTTCTTCAGTGTTCTGGTTTGGGTGGATAATGCTGTTGGAGTATTATtaatgtatgtgtgtgtgtgtggtgtgtgtttgGGCGTGCAAGCGATCTCTAAGATGAACGATCCCATGCCACATGCTCACCATGCCAGAGTTAGACGCTGCGCGAGAGGAACAGAGCAACGACAACGGCGAGAATGGAGAGGGAGCTCCGCAGGCCTCCGACGCCACCATCGCGGCAGGGCCACTCGTCCACATCCGAGCTGTAAGTAGAGTGGGTGCACAGATGTATTCTAATCTTCAGCTAGGGGGAGAGCGGATTCACAGATAGAACGGGTGCGGATacgggtatgggtatgggtacgAGGGATAGCGCTGGAGTGGATAGACAACATGATCTTGTGGCTCCTCATGGGGCACATAGTACAGTGGGGGCTGATGATGGACATGACGTGCTGATGGTGTTCGTAGTGATGGTGCTGTAGCTTCTTGTAGCTGTTGTGGGGCGCCACTGCAAGACAGAAGCCAGACCAGAAGTTGAAGCTAGCATTGATTGATGAACTCGAGAGCGTTGGTTTGGGGTTAGCAAAACGTAAGCCTACTCCTTACAATACCTCTCTATATGTAGGAATATTTTTTTCGATACTCACTAATGGTAATGATGTTAGTACAAATTAGGGGTAGCAGGGGTAGCCAACCCTCCGCGATAGCCACCCCGCACGAATGAACAATCGATGCAAGAGTTTGTTTAGGCCAACAAAAATATGAATGAGTTTCTATATATACTATATCTCTATGTATATATGTTTCAATGAATATGTTTAGCTTAGATTTCGGTTAAttattgttgtttttattacacacacacacacacacagaggcgGAGAGAGTCAGTGAACTGCGACAGCGGTTAatagaagaaaaaaaatagTGTGGTGTGTGTTTGTCTTTGTGTGGGAGGAATGGGGAAGTGGGGTGGGGGAATCAATCCATTAGCCAGGGTTCTTGGGACTGAAGTTACATGTATACGAGTACTTATAAAAGATATTCGAAAGCCATTCGATTTTGTCTTTCTTTGATGGAAGAGAGAGATATTTACTTGACACCAATCACACCGCAGCCTGCAAGGGAATAAAGTATTTATAGAATTAATCAATTAAAGAGACATTCTGGAGACTCCTCACCGATACGGCCTCCTGCATTGCCCGTCTTCTTGGAGTCCACGTGATCTCCCAGTCCGAGATCGTCCTCAAGCTCGTGGACAACAACGGCACGTCCGATAATGCCGCGGTTGCCGGTTAGACTGATCACTTTGTCCGTGTAGGTGATGTCAATGACTCCCGAGGAGTTGACCTCCAGGTTACCGAGATCGCCCACGTGGCGCACCTCATGATCGGGACCGCCATGATCAACCTGATCAAAGGAAACACTCATGAGTCAATGAAAAGGAGACTACCGTCAACCCACCTTGTCGGGATTATAGTGAGCCCCAGTGCTGGCACAGCCGTTGCTCAGATCCCCCTTCTCGTGGACGTGGAAGCCGTGCTTGCCCTCCTTCAGGCCCTCCAGTTGGACACGAACATGGACATTCTGGCCGCAGTCGTTCTGCGTAAAGGTGACGTTTCCCTTGACCTGGCTGCCGTCCGCTTGGGCGGGTCCGCTCACATAGGCGATGGCCTCTATGGGCGTATTACGCTGCAATCGGGATTCAATAAGCTATTATCGTTCTGTGGAATCACCTCGCACCTCTTTTGGGACTCACCGTCTGAGCAGCAGCACAGATTGTGGCACAGAGTGCCAGGGTGATGACAATACTTTGCATCATATTTCAAGCTGAAACGGAATAAGGGATCATTAAAGATCGAGTAATGCTTCGAAGGAAAGTGAATAAATGGTAAATAGAATGGAATGGTTTCGAAGTCCAATCATATAGTCCGATCATATTTGACAAGACTATGTAGATCTAGCAAGATGTTACTAAATGAAGAAGCTAATATCACTGTAGAACGCTACAGTTACGATCACCCCTACAAAATGCTATCGCTCATCTCTATCATGTACGTCATCAGGTGAATATTCGCTTGATTTGAGCACTCTGTCCGTCCATTGTCCGTCCGGGCAGTTGTGTGCGGAATTAAAGCGTCTAACCTCAATTTACGAAGCGATTTGTGGGTCATATATGATATACGATATACGAGTACCCATCTGTATAAATGTACAGACACACACTAGTCACTTTAAATAGCATTTTTTACAGGGTTAAGCGTGGCTTTGCGTAAGGTCAATCAACAATCTCTTTTTCATACGCACTTCATTTCCAATGCTCAATGGATGAAATATGAAGGGAGGGGAGAGTTTTTTCAGAGGAATGCTTGTTCAATGGCCGGGTCTCGGTCTCCCGCTTATCAGTTTGCAGTCTGCGATATGCTGGATATTTGGCTGGGAACACGTACCTGCTCTATCTTTATGTGCACTCGAAATTTGTGTGGCATAATTTACGATTCTCACGGCTATGTTATGGCTTCTTTGCCTATCGTCGTCCACCACTTGTCCAAGGAGGCCCTATCTGGAAGTCTAAAGGCGGTTGTTGGACCTTTCTTTGGGGCCACGCTATTCGTAGCTTGTTCCGTTTTTGATATGCAATCATTGTGTATATATGGGTGACCATTGCGACAAATTGCGGATAATCATCATCGCTTTTTCATCAAATGGGTGTTATTAGGGCTTTGTTGGGTACTTGCCTGTCAGAGAGGTGTAATTGATGGGAAAATAATGGGCAAGAGCCCAGAGCTATCAGCTTTACTGGGCTCCCTAGTCTCTAGATCATTTTCAAATGTGCCCATGCTAATCTGGCCAACTCTTGAAGCATGACACTTATAATTATTTTTTGAATTTCTAGAATCCAACACCGACTATAGATAATGCTGAACAATTGAATTTGCAAACAATGGAATTGAGTAAACGATGCAAAATATGCAGATAAGAATGATACATTAGTTTCAATATGATAGATAGAAGATTGCAAACAAGTGTTCAGAGGTTCTGTGGGAGTAAAGTTCCCCTGATCAGAAACGACTCAGCAGAAGCGAAGCTGTAGGTAGCGCCTTTGTGGATTGTGTGGGGACTGGACTGTAATGAAGCTTGGTTTCCTCTCGACAGCTTAAATTGGGACTCAAGTGCAGTtttacacccacacacacacacacagacacagtaATAATAACCAGTAAGAATAACTGGTTACTTTATTTTAACCCATCCAAGGGCAAGCGACGAACGCAGcgcaaaaaagaaacaaaaaaaaaaacagtaaaATAATGAACAACAAAAATGCTTTAAGTGCGTTTTGCGGTAACTGGTTTCAATAAGAAATATCAGAGTCCATAAATTAAAACTGGCTCAGAAAATCTCATTTCCCATTGATCTACGTTTCAGCTTTATTAATTATCTTCACCTTCGTCAATTGTTCCACTCACACTTGTTCTTTTCGTCTGGGTACTCACCTTGTTAGCAACTAGTACTTAGTTCTGATTCCTTCTATTTCCCGAAAAACAACCGTTTAGTGCACTTGTCGGTGGAGAACTGCGAGCAAGTCTCGGGCTTTGCTGCCGCAAATCGACTCTTTGACTGGGAAGAGAGGCGCACCTGAGATCAGTGCTGCCAGGTTTCGAGAGTGAATATAAGCTAGATCTGAAAAAAATATGCTAAATGTGGCTAAATCCAAAAATAAATAGCCTTAAAATTCAGCAAAACTAAATACATAATAGCTATAACTTAAGTGTTTTAGTATTTGTCGTTTTTTCAAATTAAATTCAAATATTTTAATGGCAATTCGTAGTGGTGGTAAATTTTTCTTTGTCTGCGAATCCTCTAACATTTGAAACAGAATTAAAATGCGTGCAAAAATTATTAACTTAAAAAAACCTTATTCCCAAGATTGCATTTAACGTTTTTTATATGCAAACTGTTGCGCAATTTAGTTTTAACTAATATCCGTTCCACATCAGCATTTGACCGTGAGAGGGAGAGTATTTGAATAGAATTTGTAGGCCAATATCAATGTCGGTGATTTTACTATCTTCCAGAACTTTCCACGTTTTCAACGGAAAATACATTGAGTTTCTTAAGAACTTCAAATTTATAGGGTAGTCTGAAATTTAACAGAACCAAAATCTTGCTTTAATGAATTTGAAAAGCTAGTCTACTTTTAAAAATGCTAGATCTAGCCTGAAATGGGCTAAACTGGCAGCACTGACTgagatcggatcggatcgtgTCGTCTGGTTGAGAAATCTGCTCTCCTCTCTCAATTACTCTCTCACACTCGCAAAGCTTTATCAAGTGCTGAATTTGAACGGTACTATCAGTCGGATAGTCTAAGCATTTAAACACTGGAAATAGCTTAAGAGCTATCAATCGTTTAGATTTACTTTTCAATTGTATTTTTCAATTAAGTGTTTAATAAAAGCACAATTATTAGCTCTTATACAATGTTTGCATTCTTCGCAATTGTTCAAACGGCTGCCGGGACACGCTTACGTGCGGTTTATTTTAATAGTTTATCACCATCTCGTCACAAAATACGTGCTCGGCTCGTGCCCACACTGGTGGCCAGATTTATTCCGAGTGCATAATTTGTATACTGAAGCATTCACTATCGCGTCTCTCAATACGTGTAAGGCTTGTGCCTACACTGGTGGCTATAAATAATGGCCATGCTTAAAGTGCATGTATGCCAGAGCTTCGGTCAGCttgtatatttttttcaatgcatttatttaattaaattaacgTTATATTTTTGTTCATGGACTACTCCTTGGGTATATCGTAGACTCCGCACTCTCGATTGGCAGGCAGCGAGACATCTGAAAGAGATCCATTAGTTACGGGATGATCCTATACTAGTAGCTTTCAATAACACCACCTATCTTATTGGGATATGACAAGTTTAGATTATCCATGATTTGAATAAACTCCTCCAGATCCTTGGTCAGACGGGGGTTATAGCGCTTCTCCTCCCACACGCTGCTCTCTAGTTGTCCTCTGTAAGGATCAACGCTTTAGCACTCGATCTTCTCTTCATTTTCACATTCCTGTAACTCACTTGTAGTCGTGGGCTGGGTAGATGCGATAGTTCTCGGGCAGTGTAAAGATTTTGGTATGGACATTTTCGTAGAGAAATTCTGAACTGCCCTCCTGGAAGTCTGTGCGTCCACAGCCGCGTATCAGAACCGTGTCGCCAGTGAAGACGCAGGCCAGATCACGTAGCTCATGCAGCCATTGGTGTGGCCCGGAGTGGCTAGGACATCAATGACATGGCTTCCAAATTCAATACGATCGCCCTCCCTCAGATACAGATCCGCTTTGGCTCCGCTGGCGGCGGCAATCATCGACTGGCAGCCAGTCAGCTCCCTCAACCAGCCGCTGCCCGTGATGTGATCCgcgtgcatgtgtgtgttgaCTTGGGAGAAATAATAAATAAGTGATATTagttgtatatatgtatagtgACTAAACATACTCGCTGGCATATTTGAGCTTGAAGCCCAGCTCCTTGACCAGCTGGGCATCTCGCTTGGCCTGCTCCAGCACAGGATCGATGATCACGGCCTCGCCAGTCTTCAGATCCGCCAGCAAGTAGCTGTAGGTGCTGCTCTCCTCATCGAAAAGCTGTTGGGAATCAGTTGGGACAGTTGCTTACAGTTTACATTAAAGGAGAGTACGTACTTGACGGAAGAAGAAGTCCGATGTAAAGGGTTGGCGCTCCGGCAGACTTGATAAACCATTCTGGATGTTTTCCAACAAGGCAAGCAAAGGGCAGTATGAGAATTCAAGAATGCATTGTTATTGTGTCGAGTATTGGTTAAACCTTCAGAGACTTACCGGTTGAACAGTCGCACATATTGTGGCACACAACGCCAATATAATCGCAAGAATTCGCAACATATTCCAAACTGAAAACGATGAAGGGACGGACCATTGTATCAGGCACTTCAATTCTGGTACTCAATGATTGAATTATGAGTGTTTTTTTATTGGACAGGTCCCCGCTTATCGGTCGCCCAGTTTCGGTTTGAATATTTTTGCTCTATCTCTAATTTATGGCTCTCACGGTAATGGACGGTACCCATTTTCCTGTCTGCCCGATATTTGTCAAACTCCCTATCTAAGGAACTGATTGCGTTTGATAATAGCT
It encodes the following:
- the LOC108160407 gene encoding extracellular superoxide dismutase [Cu-Zn] isoform X1, which translates into the protein MMQSIVITLALCATICAAAQTRNTPIEAIAYVSGPAQADGSQVKGNVTFTQNDCGQNVHVRVQLEGLKEGKHGFHVHEKGDLSNGCASTGAHYNPDKVDHGGPDHEVRHVGDLGNLEVNSSGVIDITYTDKVISLTGNRGIIGRAVVVHELEDDLGLGDHVDSKKTGNAGGRIGCGVIGVNGAPQQLQEATAPSLRTPSARHVHHQPPLYYVPHEEPQDHVVYPLQRYPSYPYPYPYPHPFYL
- the LOC108160407 gene encoding extracellular superoxide dismutase [Cu-Zn] isoform X2; this encodes MMQSIVITLALCATICAAAQTRNTPIEAIAYVSGPAQADGSQVKGNVTFTQNDCGQNVHVRVQLEGLKEGKHGFHVHEKGDLSNGCASTGAHYNPDKVDHGGPDHEVRHVGDLGNLEVNSSGVIDITYTDKVISLTGNRGIIGRAVVVHELEDDLGLGDHVDSKKTGNAGGRIGCGVIGVNSDVDEWPCRDGGVGGLRSSLSILAVVVALFLSRSV